Proteins from a single region of Acidimicrobiia bacterium:
- a CDS encoding MerR family transcriptional regulator encodes MHSQRWRVEELAELTGLTVATIRFYQKRRLLAPPHREGRIAWYDERHRTRVERIRALQDDGLSLGMIGRLLDDDVSATDTLLAVAVAGREDKLEGARLTREELEERTGVPSQVIEALAAANLIGGVAGSTTSYAVADADLVATGVTLLEVGLPLDELLRLARRHHEATLEVAEEAVDMFDRHVRRPIRDSDGSADEKARRLVAAFEELFPAVTSLVSHHFGRVLLELATAKLQELDAPREQTA; translated from the coding sequence ATGCACTCACAACGTTGGCGCGTCGAGGAGCTGGCGGAGCTCACGGGGCTGACGGTCGCCACGATCCGCTTCTACCAGAAGAGGAGGCTGCTGGCTCCCCCGCACCGGGAGGGCCGCATCGCCTGGTACGACGAGCGCCACCGCACCAGGGTCGAGCGCATCCGGGCGCTGCAGGACGACGGCCTCTCGCTCGGCATGATCGGGAGGCTCCTCGACGACGACGTCTCGGCGACCGACACCCTCCTGGCGGTCGCCGTCGCCGGCAGGGAGGACAAGCTCGAAGGGGCCCGCCTCACCCGGGAGGAGCTGGAGGAACGAACCGGGGTTCCGAGCCAGGTGATCGAGGCGCTGGCGGCGGCGAATCTGATCGGCGGTGTTGCGGGGTCGACGACGTCTTACGCAGTGGCCGACGCCGACCTCGTCGCCACAGGGGTGACCCTCCTCGAGGTGGGCCTGCCGCTCGACGAGTTGCTCCGGCTCGCCAGGCGCCACCACGAGGCGACCCTCGAGGTCGCCGAGGAGGCGGTCGACATGTTCGACCGCCACGTCCGCCGTCCGATCCGTGACTCGGACGGCTCCGCAGACGAGAAGGCGCGCCGGCTGGTCGCCGCCTTCGAGGAGCTGTTCCCTGCGGTCACCTCGCTCGTGAGCCACCACTTCGGACGGGTGCTCCTCGAGCTGGCGACGGCCAAGTTGCAGGAATTGGACGCCCCGCGGGAGCAGACGGCGTGA
- a CDS encoding calcium-binding protein yields the protein MSRRSLLAVVLVLAFPIGLSLSDTPTQAANALATCNGLPATISGTPGDDTIDGTNGDDVIVGRGGDDTIDGRGGNDVICGGPGADTLLGGGGRDLLVGDDGNDTLQGGAGSDDLRGGPGNDELAGGKGSDVLAGGGGRDDLTGGPGDDELDGGGKADVLDGGDDDDALSGGSGPDQLLGGAGVDLIEGKSGGDVLSGGGGDDTLIGGAGHDDIGGGGGDDLVFGDDGNDTIGGGGGNDQLFGGNGNDTIDGAKGTDTLNGGTGNDTITGGPGGDTITGSDGRDVLAGGGGADTISGGPGDDDLDGGAGKDNLAGGDDDDVLNGGGGADTVAGDAGDDTLRGAGGGDVLNGGVGADELDGGAGTDTLNGNGGADTFIVSAGGDDHNGGSATDTLDASAATARITVNLGSGNANLLDEPATVVNVERVIGGAGNDSITGGNSSNELRGGAGDDTLDGGAGDDTLLGGGGDDLLRPDTGDDSVDGGGGVDVVSYTDVAGPVTIDLSAGTATAPGDADALVSIESVLGSPGADTITGSGGANSLSGSGGADIIFGGGGGDVLDGGGGSDTLDGGPGNDVIIGGGDTDTLTFTTAAAVTVDLGAGVTTGNGTDTVTGVENVTGTPGGDTLTGNGSANVIAGAGGDDVVSGGGGNDTIDGGPGDDTLAGGAGDDTIDGGTGTDTFDGSAAAAGLTIDLGAGTVSGEGSDTLANVENATGSASADTITGSAGVNALEGGGGADTFVADGGADAIDGGGGSDTVDFSGSASGVVINLDAGTADDGSSVDTLTSVESAVGSASADSFYSSTADNTLTGGGGVDVVDYSAATGPVTVSLAAGTASGHGSDSLGGIENINGSTFNDTLTGNAGANAIAGSGGDDTITGNAGDDVLDGQGGDDTINGGSGDDTLTGGAGTNTLDYSTSGGGVTVDVGASPATGDGTDTISGFANVIGSPSADTISGNASPNVLSGGGGDDTITGGSGADTISGGADADTISGGADADTIDGGAGDDTIDGGGGADAIDGGSGADTIDYSGFAAGLTVDLVAGTGDDGTDEDGLTGIENVTGSPQADIITGDDSDNVIDGGDGGDTLAGAGGADTINGMAGADTIDGGGGDDTLNGGADDDAITPGSAADSVDGGGGTDTVAFAGAGSGVTVDLDAGTASGEGNDTLANVENVTGSPQGDTITGDGGDNSLAGAGGADTINGMAGADTIDGGADADLLDGGTGNDSIDGGGGEDTVLHASAAAGVVVDLDGGTATGNGTDTLTNVEHATGTADVDTLTGDDGSNTLTGAGGDDILFGLGGDDTLDGGGGTDTGDGGGGTDTCISIEVAVSCEA from the coding sequence ATGAGCCGTCGCTCACTGCTCGCCGTGGTGCTGGTTCTCGCCTTCCCAATCGGGCTCTCACTGTCCGACACGCCGACACAGGCCGCCAACGCCCTCGCCACCTGCAACGGACTGCCGGCGACGATCAGTGGGACCCCCGGCGACGACACGATCGACGGGACCAACGGCGACGATGTCATCGTCGGCCGGGGGGGCGACGACACGATCGACGGTCGCGGCGGAAACGACGTCATCTGCGGCGGCCCGGGGGCCGACACCCTCCTCGGCGGAGGAGGCCGCGACCTGCTCGTCGGCGACGACGGCAACGACACGCTCCAGGGCGGCGCCGGTAGCGACGACCTGCGCGGCGGTCCCGGCAACGACGAACTGGCAGGCGGTAAGGGCAGCGACGTCCTCGCAGGCGGAGGCGGCCGAGACGACCTCACGGGCGGCCCCGGCGACGACGAGCTGGACGGCGGGGGCAAAGCCGACGTGCTCGACGGAGGCGACGACGACGACGCGCTGAGCGGCGGGAGCGGCCCCGACCAGCTCCTCGGCGGCGCCGGAGTCGACCTGATCGAAGGCAAGTCCGGAGGCGACGTCTTGTCGGGCGGCGGAGGCGACGACACCCTGATCGGCGGGGCCGGCCACGACGACATCGGGGGCGGCGGCGGCGACGACCTGGTGTTCGGCGATGACGGCAACGACACGATCGGCGGCGGAGGGGGCAACGATCAGCTGTTCGGGGGGAACGGCAACGACACCATCGACGGAGCCAAGGGCACCGACACACTCAACGGCGGAACGGGCAACGACACCATCACCGGCGGCCCGGGCGGCGACACCATCACCGGCTCGGACGGCCGAGACGTCCTGGCAGGGGGCGGAGGGGCCGACACGATCTCCGGCGGCCCCGGGGACGACGACCTCGACGGCGGCGCCGGGAAGGACAACCTCGCCGGAGGGGACGACGACGACGTGCTCAACGGCGGTGGCGGGGCCGACACGGTCGCCGGCGACGCAGGCGACGACACGCTGCGCGGCGCCGGAGGTGGCGACGTGCTCAACGGCGGAGTCGGCGCCGACGAGCTCGACGGTGGCGCCGGGACCGACACGCTCAACGGCAACGGAGGGGCGGACACCTTCATCGTCTCGGCGGGCGGCGACGACCACAACGGCGGTTCGGCGACCGACACCCTCGACGCCTCGGCAGCCACTGCCCGGATCACGGTCAATCTCGGGAGCGGGAACGCCAACCTCCTCGACGAGCCGGCAACGGTCGTCAACGTCGAGCGGGTGATCGGCGGGGCGGGCAACGACTCGATCACGGGGGGGAATTCGTCGAACGAGCTTCGGGGCGGCGCCGGGGACGACACGCTCGACGGAGGTGCCGGGGACGACACCCTCCTCGGCGGCGGGGGCGACGACCTGCTCCGTCCCGATACGGGTGACGACTCCGTCGACGGAGGCGGCGGAGTCGACGTCGTGAGCTACACCGACGTCGCCGGCCCGGTGACCATCGACCTCTCGGCGGGCACTGCGACTGCCCCGGGGGACGCCGACGCGCTCGTGAGCATCGAGTCGGTGCTCGGCTCCCCGGGCGCCGACACGATCACCGGCAGTGGCGGCGCCAACTCGCTCAGCGGGAGCGGGGGCGCCGACATCATCTTCGGCGGAGGGGGCGGAGACGTCCTCGACGGCGGAGGCGGCAGCGACACCCTCGACGGCGGCCCCGGGAACGACGTGATCATCGGTGGAGGCGACACCGACACGCTGACCTTCACGACGGCAGCCGCCGTCACCGTGGACCTCGGCGCCGGCGTCACCACCGGCAACGGCACCGATACGGTCACCGGCGTCGAGAACGTGACCGGCACCCCGGGCGGCGACACCCTGACGGGGAACGGGAGCGCCAACGTCATCGCCGGCGCCGGGGGCGACGACGTCGTGTCGGGCGGCGGCGGGAACGACACGATCGACGGCGGGCCGGGCGACGACACGCTCGCCGGCGGCGCAGGCGACGACACCATCGACGGGGGCACCGGAACCGACACCTTCGACGGATCGGCGGCGGCCGCCGGCCTCACCATCGATCTCGGGGCGGGGACCGTGTCGGGCGAAGGCTCCGACACCCTCGCCAACGTCGAGAACGCCACCGGATCGGCGAGCGCCGACACGATCACCGGCTCCGCAGGCGTCAACGCGCTGGAGGGAGGCGGCGGCGCCGACACGTTCGTCGCCGACGGCGGCGCCGACGCCATCGACGGGGGCGGCGGCTCCGATACCGTCGACTTCTCCGGCAGCGCCTCCGGGGTGGTGATCAACCTCGACGCGGGCACGGCCGACGACGGCTCGAGCGTCGACACCCTCACGTCGGTGGAGAGCGCGGTGGGCAGCGCCAGCGCCGACTCGTTCTACTCGAGCACCGCCGACAACACGCTCACCGGAGGCGGGGGCGTCGACGTCGTCGACTACAGCGCGGCGACGGGACCGGTGACTGTGTCCCTGGCTGCCGGCACCGCCTCGGGCCACGGCTCGGACTCCCTGGGCGGGATCGAGAACATCAACGGCAGCACGTTCAACGACACCCTCACCGGGAATGCCGGCGCCAACGCCATCGCCGGGAGCGGGGGCGACGACACCATCACCGGGAACGCCGGCGACGACGTGCTCGACGGGCAGGGCGGCGACGACACCATCAACGGCGGGTCGGGCGACGACACCCTCACGGGCGGAGCCGGCACGAACACGCTCGACTACTCGACCTCGGGGGGAGGCGTGACCGTCGACGTCGGCGCCAGCCCCGCCACGGGCGACGGTACCGACACCATCAGCGGGTTCGCCAACGTCATCGGGTCCCCGAGCGCCGACACGATCAGCGGCAACGCAAGCCCCAACGTGCTCAGCGGGGGCGGAGGCGACGACACGATCACGGGAGGCAGCGGCGCCGACACCATCAGCGGCGGCGCCGACGCCGACACGATCAGCGGGGGCGCCGACGCCGACACCATCGACGGGGGTGCGGGCGACGACACGATCGACGGGGGTGGGGGCGCCGACGCCATCGACGGGGGCAGCGGCGCCGACACCATCGACTACTCCGGCTTCGCCGCGGGGCTGACGGTCGACCTGGTGGCCGGAACCGGTGACGACGGAACCGACGAGGACGGCCTGACCGGCATCGAGAACGTCACCGGGTCGCCCCAGGCAGACATCATCACCGGCGACGACTCCGACAACGTCATCGACGGCGGCGACGGCGGCGACACGCTGGCGGGTGCCGGCGGCGCAGACACGATCAACGGCATGGCGGGGGCGGACACGATCGACGGCGGGGGCGGGGACGACACGCTGAACGGCGGCGCCGACGACGACGCCATCACGCCGGGGAGCGCCGCCGACTCGGTCGACGGCGGCGGCGGCACCGACACGGTGGCCTTCGCAGGCGCCGGGTCCGGGGTGACCGTCGACCTGGACGCAGGAACGGCCAGTGGAGAGGGCAACGACACGCTCGCCAACGTCGAGAACGTCACCGGATCCCCGCAGGGGGACACGATCACGGGCGACGGCGGCGACAACTCGCTCGCCGGCGCCGGGGGCGCAGACACGATCAATGGCATGGCGGGGGCGGACACGATCGACGGCGGGGCCGACGCCGACCTCCTCGACGGCGGGACCGGCAACGACTCGATCGACGGCGGCGGCGGCGAGGACACCGTCCTGCACGCCTCGGCGGCGGCGGGCGTCGTCGTCGACCTCGACGGCGGGACTGCCACGGGCAACGGGACGGACACCTTGACCAACGTCGAGCACGCCACCGGAACCGCCGACGTCGACACGCTGACCGGCGACGATGGCAGCAACACCCTGACGGGAGCGGGAGGCGACGACATCCTGTTCGGCCTCGGGGGTGACGACACCCTCGACGGAGGCGGCGGCACGGACACGGGCGACGGAGGCGGCGGCACCGACACCTGTATCTCGATCGAGGTGGCCGTCAGCTGCGAGGCCTGA
- a CDS encoding calcium-binding protein, protein MTPRLRSLLAGAALVAVTLVPTTAATAAETCNGLAATITGTAGDDVLVGTPGNDVIVGLDGRDDIRGKGGNDTLCGGSGKDTLDGGSGKDTLVGGPGADHLIGGKGADTLDGKSGGDTLEGKGGGDTLIGAGGADVLDGGAGNDSASGGGKADEVTGGPGNDDLMGGGGADSLDGGADDDTLDGGGGADTLRPGTGTDETDGGTGVDTVDYSDLDTGINVDLTTGLVTGDGIETVSNIENVIGTDFNDLFVSSASDNEFTGRGGSADKVTYVNAAGGVTVDLAAGTATGHGNDLLSGIESIIGSDFDDVIRGDGNNNQLDGGAGDDTLAGRGGLDSLIGRGGDDDMDGGADQDLAFFQSAPGGVTVNLPNGTATGDGSDTLANIEDVYGSFYDDSITGDGGPNQLTGDEGNDTLVGAGGDDTLTAGLGNDTLNGGTGTDIGDGGPGTDTCISIETPFSCEA, encoded by the coding sequence ATGACTCCCCGCCTTCGTTCCCTGCTCGCCGGTGCCGCCCTCGTCGCCGTCACCCTCGTCCCCACCACGGCGGCCACGGCAGCCGAGACGTGCAACGGGCTCGCCGCCACCATCACGGGCACGGCGGGCGACGACGTGCTCGTCGGCACTCCGGGCAACGACGTGATCGTCGGCCTCGACGGACGGGACGACATCAGAGGCAAGGGCGGCAACGACACCCTGTGCGGCGGGAGCGGCAAGGACACCCTCGACGGCGGAAGCGGCAAGGACACGCTCGTCGGCGGTCCCGGCGCCGACCACCTGATCGGCGGCAAGGGCGCCGACACGCTGGACGGCAAGTCCGGCGGCGACACACTCGAAGGGAAGGGGGGCGGTGACACCCTCATCGGCGCCGGCGGTGCCGACGTGCTCGACGGAGGGGCCGGCAACGACTCCGCCAGCGGCGGGGGCAAGGCCGACGAGGTGACCGGCGGGCCCGGGAACGACGACCTGATGGGCGGCGGAGGCGCCGACAGCCTCGACGGCGGAGCCGACGACGACACGCTCGACGGAGGCGGGGGCGCCGACACGCTGCGGCCGGGCACGGGCACCGACGAGACAGACGGCGGGACCGGCGTCGACACGGTCGATTACTCGGATCTCGACACGGGGATCAACGTCGACCTGACGACCGGGCTCGTGACCGGTGACGGGATCGAGACCGTTTCCAACATCGAGAACGTGATCGGCACCGACTTCAACGACCTCTTCGTCAGCTCGGCGAGCGACAACGAGTTCACCGGTCGTGGCGGAAGTGCCGACAAGGTCACCTACGTCAATGCCGCCGGCGGCGTGACGGTCGACCTGGCGGCCGGGACCGCCACCGGGCACGGCAACGACCTCCTCAGCGGCATCGAGAGCATCATCGGCAGCGACTTCGACGACGTGATCCGGGGTGACGGCAACAACAACCAACTCGACGGTGGAGCGGGCGACGACACGCTCGCCGGCCGCGGCGGACTCGACTCCCTCATCGGTCGTGGCGGGGACGACGACATGGACGGCGGCGCCGACCAGGACCTCGCCTTCTTCCAGTCGGCTCCGGGAGGCGTCACCGTCAACCTCCCGAACGGCACCGCAACCGGCGACGGCTCGGACACCCTCGCCAACATCGAGGACGTCTACGGCTCGTTCTACGACGATTCGATCACCGGTGACGGGGGTCCCAACCAGCTCACCGGGGACGAAGGCAACGACACCCTCGTCGGGGCCGGCGGGGACGACACGCTGACGGCGGGCCTCGGGAACGACACGCTCAACGGCGGGACGGGCACCGACATCGGCGACGGCGGCCCCGGGACCGACACCTGCATCAGCATCGAGACGCCGTTCAGCTGCGAGGCGTGA